The region TATTTTAAGTGGTGAAGCCCTGATAAAAAAAGGCTGTCAGCCGACAGGGGCATTTATACATTAACTTCTTTGGTGAATTTGCCGTCCAGGTATACCAGTAAACCCCGTAAGTCTTTTTCTGTGCCGTACATATCGCGCAACAATTTTAAGTATCTTTTTACCTGTTTTTCATTCTCGGGCGAGGGCTGGCCTGTCTTATATTCCACTACCAGCGCCCGTTTATCTTCAAGAAGCAGCAAATCGGCGCGATGGGTTTCGCCTTTGGCATCCATGATGGCCACTTCCGGCCTTCCGCGTTCTATGGCGGCGCGAACATCCGGGACGGACAAGGCCCAGAGCGCCATTTCCGTTACCTGCGGAACCAGCACTTCTTCTTCATCGGTAACAGCAGGGAACCTTGCAAAGGCTGCTTCGGCGGTGCGTCGGCAATCGGCTTCGTCATCGCCGCTGAGGATCAGGTTTTCCATGGCATTGTGGGCCAGTTCACCGCGCATTCGTGCATCATATGAGTAATCTTCAAGGTTATGGCGATAGACGCGCAGCCTTGGCAGCCAGCCCATAAGTTCCGGCTCGGGTAAGGCTTTTGAGTCTGCCGCGCAGAAATCATCGCAGGGGGGTGCTGCTTGATTTGGGGTTTCATCAAGCTCTGTACTGACCTGATCCTTTTGGGGGAGGGCGCCGTATTCCAGCAGGCCGGTGTCGTTGAATTTTCCATCAAGAATCATATCAATGGCGGTCAGAGCAGGGCTGACTCCTCGAGTTTTTTCCGATGGCAGAAATCCATAAAGCTCCTGCCCGGCGCGGGTCCATGCAACATAAAGCAGGTTAAGCTGCTCACTGAACATGCGGGTCCGGTTTTCGTAATAAATATCACCAAGAGCACTGCTCATGGGAGTGAGCATGGTCTGGCCGTCAATTTCAATATCCGCCAGTGATGTGTCGGGGCCGGATACGGACCAGTTATGAAAGGGGACCACAATGACCGGGAATTCAAGCCCTTTTGATTTATGAATGGTCATGATGCGCACCGCATTGACCGATTCAGGAAGGGGAACTTTTTCTTCTGCGGAGGATAGTTCCCAGAAATCAAGGAAGGCCGCCAGCGATGTTCCCCTTTTTTCTTCGGCAAGGTGAACCACCTCAAGGAAACGGCGGATGTAAAGTTCATCCTTCGTATATGTCTCAATGAGCTTGAAGCGGCTGACCATCTCGCTGGCAAGGTCGTAAGGGGTCATCAATCCTGATTTGCGCAGGAATGGAGAAATATGAGTGTTCCAGAAATCGGGGTACTCTTCGGAAAAGCGACGGTGCAGGGGCCCCTTATCACGGTCGGCAAGCCACTTGAAAAGATCTTCGTGCTCGATTCCTGAAATACTTCCGAAGATTTCCTTCCCACATATGAATTCCAGAAAAGCCAGATCGTCCTGCGGGTAATCAAGGAATTTAAGCAGGGAAACCATCTGACGCACGATGGGATGGCGGTCTAGTTGCAGGCTGTTTTCAGTTATCACCGGAATTTCTTTTTCCACCAGCCAGTCGCATACCAGTTGGGCATGGCCGTTGGACCTTACCAGAACGCAGATGTCCCGGTATTCGCGCCGAGGGAGAAGTTCATCCATTAGCCGGTCAAAATTACAGCGTGTTTCATCCACAATTTCCTGCGCGCTAGCTGCGAAAATTCTTTGCAGCCGTACGTATCCGCCTGCGCGGTCCTGTCCCGGAGGCAGTTGCTGCGATGCTTTTTCAAAAGAATAGGAAATCTTCCGGGCCAGTTCTATCTGTTGTTCTTCCGGACTGTTGGGATAGAGTTTTTCTGCGAGATCAAGTGTGAGATCATAATCCGCGAGGGCGTCGAAGAATTCGTTATTAAATTCGATAACGTTCTCAAGGCTTCGCCAGTTGTAATCAAGATTTGCGGGGGTGAATTCGGAAAGACCGCTTAGTTCAGGGTCCTGTCCTACTTCATCGAAAAGTTCGGAACATCCTCCTCGCCAGCTGTAGATCGCCTGCTTCACATCGCCTACATAAAAAAGGCTGCCCCGCTTGGATAGGCATTCTACAGCCAGTGGAACCATTGCCTGCCACTGGGCGAGGCTGGTATCCTGAAATTCGTCAACCAGCAGGTGGTGCAGTCGTGATCCCATACGACAGAATGCATCGGGCAGCGCGCTGCCTCCCTGAAGAACATAGCTCGCAACTTTGGGAAGATCCGCGCTGAGCAGCATGCCGTTGCGGGTTTGATATTCAATGATATCTGCCCGTATTTCTTCTACAATGCGTACGAAAGGAGCCAGCGCGTAAGCTCCGCGCAGGATGGTGGCTTTATCACGGTATTTCTCGTGGGCCTGTTTTAAGTCGCCGTATATCTTTTCGTGATAGGAGCCGATGTCGCCTTTAGATTTTTTATTGACGCAGTCTTCAAAACTGTCTTTGGTCAACATGGCTGATTCCTTGGGCAGGTCCATGAAATCAATTCCCGAAGCGTGAGCCAGATATTTTTTCAGATGCGCCGAAGCAGCCAGTTTGTCTGTGTCGATAAGTGCAGACAGATCGCGGACAGCTTTTTGAAAAGCGTCGAATTCAATCTGTAGCAGGCCCGCAATTTCCTCCTGATCGGTCAGCCGCGTTGCCGGGTAATCTATGATATGGGTCAGTATGGAAAGCAGGCGCATACGCATCTGTTCAGCCAGCCAGAATCCCTGCTTTTCTTCCTTCAGCACAAGACTGTCCACTGCGTCGTCCAGAAGTTCCTTACGCAGCAGATCGCCTTCTTCGCACTGAGCGAGAAATTTATTGAAGTTAGGTTCAAACAGGGCTTGCGGTTCAAACAGAAGTTCAAATTCCGGGCTGAGTCCCAGTTCAAGGGCGAAGATGCGCACCAGCAGATTCAGCAGGCTGTCGATGGTGCGGATGTTCAGTCTGTTATAGCGCTGTAGGATCGGGATAAGCTGTTTCTTGGCGTCGAGCGGCTTCCAGTCCGCGCCCAGTCCGTCTCCCTCGATATTTAGCGCCCGGTTTTTTAAGGAGCGGATAACGCGTTCTTTCATCTCCGCCGCGGCCTTGTTGGTAAAAGTTACGGCCATGATTTCCGGCCAGCAGTATCCTTTACCCTGCGAACTTTTACATACCGGGACGGAATCTTCTTCCTGCGCGCCGGCCAGCAGTGATAAAAAACGCGCGGTCAGTTCATATGTTTTTCCTGAACCGGCGGAAGCCTTTACTTGTTTCAGCATTTATTGTGTCTCCGACGGCTATCCGAGGGCCCTACCAGTGGCCTTAAACCTTTTTCCAAAAGGGTTTAAGAACCCCAAAACGTTTAATCAGGGCTTTGCCGCTTCGTATTTAAAAACGAAAATTAAATATGTACCAGATGATATCTATTAAAAGTTTTTGATCCTGCTGGATGCGCCGCAGGAGGTAAAAAAAGAAACAATTCTTCTTTCCATTACAATCATTAACACTGCGGAAATAATCAAAGTACTGCCGATATATCCGGTCCAGTCAAAACTTTCGTTCCACCAGAGCCATGCGAGGATGGCTGCAACTAACGGCTCGATGGTCGCAATTACCGAGGCTGCCGTGGGTTCAAGCCATCTGAGTCCTGCATAGTATACCGAGTAGGCCCCGTAGGTGCAGATTACTGCCAGTGCGATGAGACTTGTCCACGATGTCCCGGTCTTTGGTGTGAACTCAAAGAAAGGCAGTAGGCAGAGCGCTCCCACCGGCAGGGCGTAAAGAAAAATGGTAGGGGTGGTGTAACGCGCGAAGATTGTTTTGCCGTATATATAATAAAGAGCGTAAGTAAACCCGGAGGTCAGACCGAAAATTATTCCAGTCCAAGTGAAAGTCATTTCCTTACCGGTGCCGAAAATCTGGGGTCCGAGAGAAACACAGGCCACCCCGAAGATAGTAATCAGCATGGCGGAAATTTTCAGTGGGGTCATTTTTTCACCCAGCAGCAGCCACGACATAAAGGCCACCCATGCCGGAGCGGTGTAGAGCAGAACCGAGGCCAGGGCGGCTCCCACATCCTGCACCGCCAATTGGTATGAACCGTAAAAAATTGTCACACCCACAAATCCGAATATCAGAACCTGAGGCAGGTCTTTCAGATCAATTTTCACAGCTCTGATGCGGCAGGCATGGACAGCGAAAAGCATCCATGCGAAAATCGCTCTCCAGAAGGCGTTTTCAAGTGGTGAGACTCCCTGCTCGATGGGGAATTTGGATATGGGACCAATCAGTCCCCACATGATTGCGGCGCAGATGACAAAAATACAGCCTTTAATATTCACGGCAAATCCTGTTATATCGGAA is a window of Maridesulfovibrio sp. DNA encoding:
- a CDS encoding UvrD-helicase domain-containing protein, which gives rise to MLKQVKASAGSGKTYELTARFLSLLAGAQEEDSVPVCKSSQGKGYCWPEIMAVTFTNKAAAEMKERVIRSLKNRALNIEGDGLGADWKPLDAKKQLIPILQRYNRLNIRTIDSLLNLLVRIFALELGLSPEFELLFEPQALFEPNFNKFLAQCEEGDLLRKELLDDAVDSLVLKEEKQGFWLAEQMRMRLLSILTHIIDYPATRLTDQEEIAGLLQIEFDAFQKAVRDLSALIDTDKLAASAHLKKYLAHASGIDFMDLPKESAMLTKDSFEDCVNKKSKGDIGSYHEKIYGDLKQAHEKYRDKATILRGAYALAPFVRIVEEIRADIIEYQTRNGMLLSADLPKVASYVLQGGSALPDAFCRMGSRLHHLLVDEFQDTSLAQWQAMVPLAVECLSKRGSLFYVGDVKQAIYSWRGGCSELFDEVGQDPELSGLSEFTPANLDYNWRSLENVIEFNNEFFDALADYDLTLDLAEKLYPNSPEEQQIELARKISYSFEKASQQLPPGQDRAGGYVRLQRIFAASAQEIVDETRCNFDRLMDELLPRREYRDICVLVRSNGHAQLVCDWLVEKEIPVITENSLQLDRHPIVRQMVSLLKFLDYPQDDLAFLEFICGKEIFGSISGIEHEDLFKWLADRDKGPLHRRFSEEYPDFWNTHISPFLRKSGLMTPYDLASEMVSRFKLIETYTKDELYIRRFLEVVHLAEEKRGTSLAAFLDFWELSSAEEKVPLPESVNAVRIMTIHKSKGLEFPVIVVPFHNWSVSGPDTSLADIEIDGQTMLTPMSSALGDIYYENRTRMFSEQLNLLYVAWTRAGQELYGFLPSEKTRGVSPALTAIDMILDGKFNDTGLLEYGALPQKDQVSTELDETPNQAAPPCDDFCAADSKALPEPELMGWLPRLRVYRHNLEDYSYDARMRGELAHNAMENLILSGDDEADCRRTAEAAFARFPAVTDEEEVLVPQVTEMALWALSVPDVRAAIERGRPEVAIMDAKGETHRADLLLLEDKRALVVEYKTGQPSPENEKQVKRYLKLLRDMYGTEKDLRGLLVYLDGKFTKEVNV
- a CDS encoding EamA family transporter; this encodes MNIKGCIFVICAAIMWGLIGPISKFPIEQGVSPLENAFWRAIFAWMLFAVHACRIRAVKIDLKDLPQVLIFGFVGVTIFYGSYQLAVQDVGAALASVLLYTAPAWVAFMSWLLLGEKMTPLKISAMLITIFGVACVSLGPQIFGTGKEMTFTWTGIIFGLTSGFTYALYYIYGKTIFARYTTPTIFLYALPVGALCLLPFFEFTPKTGTSWTSLIALAVICTYGAYSVYYAGLRWLEPTAASVIATIEPLVAAILAWLWWNESFDWTGYIGSTLIISAVLMIVMERRIVSFFTSCGASSRIKNF